The Agromyces mariniharenae genome includes a window with the following:
- a CDS encoding phosphodiesterase: protein MTIRTAEYPRPDHFLLHISDTHLLAGGGRLYDRVASEQHLLALFEEFEASGGRPEAIVFTGDLADLGESDAYDRLRRIVDPVAERIGAQVIWVMGNHDDRTAFRRGLLDDHVGGSRPVDRVDDVNGLRVITLDSTVPGHHHGEVTPEQLDWLAEELSIPAPHGTILAMHHPPVPSVLDLAVSVELRDQAGLAEVVEGSDIRSIIAGHLHYSSTATFAGVPVSVASASCYTQDLNVPVGGTRGRDGARAFNLVHVYPSTVLHSVVPLGSFPALDWIDAAESARRLAADGIVIADAATPAAPKEPPFTMPIPVLAG, encoded by the coding sequence GTGACCATTCGCACGGCCGAGTACCCCCGGCCGGACCATTTCCTCCTCCACATCAGCGACACGCACCTGCTCGCCGGCGGAGGCCGCCTCTATGACCGGGTCGCGAGCGAGCAGCACCTGCTGGCGCTCTTCGAGGAGTTCGAGGCATCCGGCGGCCGGCCCGAGGCGATCGTGTTCACGGGCGATCTCGCCGACCTCGGCGAATCCGACGCGTACGATCGGCTGCGCCGCATCGTCGACCCCGTGGCCGAGCGGATCGGCGCGCAGGTGATCTGGGTCATGGGCAACCACGACGACCGCACGGCGTTCCGCCGCGGCCTGCTCGACGACCACGTCGGCGGCTCCCGCCCGGTCGACCGCGTCGACGACGTGAACGGGCTGCGGGTCATCACCCTCGACTCGACCGTGCCCGGGCACCACCACGGCGAGGTGACGCCCGAACAGCTCGACTGGCTCGCCGAGGAACTCTCGATCCCGGCACCGCACGGCACGATCCTCGCGATGCACCACCCGCCCGTGCCGAGCGTGCTCGACCTCGCGGTGTCGGTGGAGCTGCGCGACCAGGCCGGCCTCGCGGAGGTCGTCGAGGGCAGCGACATCCGCTCGATCATCGCCGGTCACCTGCATTACTCGTCGACGGCGACGTTCGCGGGCGTGCCCGTGTCGGTCGCGTCGGCGAGCTGCTACACGCAGGACCTCAACGTGCCCGTGGGCGGCACGCGCGGCCGCGACGGCGCCCGGGCGTTCAACCTCGTGCACGTGTACCCGTCGACCGTGCTGCACTCGGTCGTGCCGCTCGGGTCGTTCCCCGCGCTCGACTGGATCGACGCCGCCGAGAGCGCCCGGCGCCTGGCCGCCGACGGCATCGTGATCGCGGATGCCGCGACCCCCGCGGCCCCGAAGGAGCCCCCGTTCACCATGCCGATCCCGGTGCTCGCGGGCTGA
- a CDS encoding DEAD/DEAH box helicase, whose translation MTSGDAPVEVEAPEEPATTFSDLGLEGPVLKALDDVGYETPSAIQAATIPTLLDGRDVVGLAQTGTGKTAAFALPILARLDLSQKTPQALVLAPTRELALQVCEAFERYAAHLRDVHILPVYGGQGYGVQLSALRRGVHIVVGTPGRIMDHLDKGTLDLSELKYLVLDEADEMLKMGFAEDVETILADTPDDKQVALFSATMPAAIRRMSKQYLHDPAEITVKAKTQTSANITQRYLVVSYAQKVDALTRLLETENFEGMIVFVRTKNVTEELAERLRARGFSAAAINGDINQVQRERTVNQLKSGKLDILVATDVAARGLDVERISHVVNFDIPTDSEPYVHRIGRTGRAGRTGDAISFVTPRERGLLARIEKATRQPLVQMQLPSVDEVNVTRLARFDDRISEALAASDRIEGFRDIIAHYVRHHDVPEVDVAAALAVVAQGETPLLMEPEPERPARAERGPRRDRDDRYDRDDRGGRGDRRDRDDRGGRYDDERDGGGRRRRGGDANLATYRIAVGRRHKVEPRQIVGALANEGGLSREDFGAIQIRPEFSLVELPADLSRETLERLDGTRISGRLIELRLDTGGPRRRREADGRPTGARRRDADSGAPTDKPYRKPRHRS comes from the coding sequence GTGACTTCAGGCGACGCCCCGGTCGAGGTCGAGGCTCCGGAGGAGCCCGCCACGACGTTCTCCGACCTCGGGCTCGAGGGCCCGGTGCTCAAGGCGCTCGACGACGTCGGCTACGAGACGCCCTCCGCGATCCAGGCCGCGACCATCCCGACGCTGCTCGACGGTCGCGACGTCGTGGGCCTCGCACAGACCGGCACCGGCAAGACCGCCGCGTTCGCGCTGCCGATCCTCGCGCGGCTCGACCTGTCGCAGAAGACCCCGCAGGCGCTCGTGCTCGCGCCGACCCGCGAGCTCGCCCTCCAGGTCTGCGAGGCGTTCGAGCGCTACGCCGCGCACCTGCGCGACGTGCACATCCTGCCGGTCTACGGCGGGCAGGGCTACGGCGTGCAGCTGTCGGCCCTGCGTCGCGGCGTGCACATCGTCGTCGGCACGCCCGGTCGCATCATGGACCACCTCGACAAGGGCACGCTCGACCTCTCGGAGCTGAAGTACCTCGTGCTCGACGAGGCCGACGAGATGCTGAAGATGGGCTTCGCCGAGGACGTCGAGACGATCCTCGCCGACACGCCCGACGACAAGCAGGTCGCCCTCTTCTCCGCGACGATGCCGGCCGCCATCCGCCGCATGTCGAAGCAGTACCTGCACGACCCCGCCGAGATCACGGTCAAGGCGAAGACGCAGACGTCGGCGAACATCACGCAGCGCTACCTCGTGGTCTCGTACGCGCAGAAGGTCGACGCCCTCACGCGCCTCCTCGAGACCGAGAACTTCGAGGGCATGATCGTGTTCGTCCGCACGAAGAACGTCACCGAGGAACTGGCCGAGCGGCTGCGCGCCCGCGGCTTCTCGGCTGCCGCGATCAACGGCGACATCAACCAGGTGCAGCGCGAGCGCACGGTCAACCAGCTGAAGTCGGGCAAGCTCGACATCCTGGTCGCCACGGATGTCGCGGCGCGCGGCCTCGACGTCGAGCGCATCAGCCACGTGGTGAACTTCGACATCCCCACCGACAGCGAGCCCTACGTGCACCGCATCGGCCGCACCGGACGCGCCGGCCGCACGGGCGACGCGATCAGCTTCGTGACCCCGCGCGAGCGCGGGCTGCTCGCCCGCATCGAGAAGGCCACGCGCCAGCCGCTCGTGCAGATGCAGCTGCCGAGCGTCGACGAGGTCAACGTCACCCGGCTCGCGCGATTCGACGACCGCATCAGCGAGGCGCTCGCGGCATCCGATCGCATCGAGGGCTTCCGCGACATCATCGCCCACTACGTGCGGCACCATGACGTGCCCGAGGTCGACGTGGCCGCTGCGCTCGCCGTCGTCGCCCAGGGCGAGACGCCGCTGCTCATGGAGCCCGAGCCCGAGCGCCCGGCCCGGGCCGAGCGCGGCCCCCGACGGGATCGCGACGACCGGTACGACCGTGACGACCGCGGTGGCCGTGGCGATCGCCGCGACCGCGACGACCGCGGCGGTCGCTACGACGACGAGCGGGACGGCGGCGGTCGCCGGCGTCGCGGCGGCGACGCGAACCTGGCGACGTACCGCATCGCGGTCGGCCGCCGGCACAAGGTCGAGCCCCGCCAGATCGTCGGGGCGCTCGCGAACGAGGGCGGCCTCAGCCGCGAGGACTTCGGCGCGATCCAGATCCGGCCCGAGTTCTCGCTCGTCGAGCTCCCGGCCGACCTCTCGCGCGAGACCCTCGAACGGCTCGACGGCACGCGCATCTCGGGCCGGCTCATCGAGCTGCGCCTCGACACCGGCGGTCCGCGCCGCCGCCGCGAGGCGGATGGTCGGCCGACCGGCGCCCGGCGCCGCGATGCGGACTCCGGAGCGCCGACCGACAAGCCGTACCGGAAGCCGCGTCACCGCTCCTGA
- a CDS encoding aldo/keto reductase, with product MNDRTTAAPALAPLGLGLAAIGRPAYITTGRDADLDDDRSVGAMRGRAHDLLDAAWARGIRFFDAARSYGRAEEFLGSWLAAHPERRPELTIESKWGYAYVGGWRMDAEVHERKEHSLGMLERQWPETLAALGGPPDVYLVHSLTPDSPALSDAALLDRLRELAASGVRIGVSTSGPGQGDALDAARTLPDSPFTAVQATWNLLEPSAAPALARAHDAGWLVVVKEAVANGRLTPGGDEPRAAALAAADGQALDAFAIGVARAQPWGDVVLSGAVTAEQLGSNLASILASRAPSATDAATAAASAELAALAEDPAAYWAARSARPWT from the coding sequence GTGAACGATCGAACCACCGCCGCGCCCGCGCTCGCCCCGCTCGGCCTCGGCCTGGCCGCGATCGGCCGCCCCGCCTACATCACCACGGGGCGCGACGCCGACCTGGACGACGACCGCAGCGTCGGGGCGATGCGCGGGCGCGCGCACGACCTGCTCGATGCGGCGTGGGCGCGCGGCATCCGCTTCTTCGATGCGGCGCGGTCGTACGGGCGGGCCGAGGAGTTCCTCGGGTCGTGGCTCGCCGCGCATCCGGAGCGCCGCCCGGAGCTCACGATCGAGTCGAAGTGGGGCTACGCCTACGTGGGCGGCTGGCGCATGGACGCCGAGGTGCACGAGCGCAAGGAGCACTCGCTCGGGATGCTCGAGCGGCAGTGGCCCGAGACGCTCGCGGCGCTCGGCGGCCCGCCCGACGTGTACCTCGTGCACTCGCTCACGCCCGACAGCCCGGCGCTCTCCGACGCGGCGCTGCTCGATCGCCTGCGAGAGCTCGCGGCATCCGGCGTGCGCATCGGCGTCTCGACGAGCGGGCCGGGACAGGGCGACGCGCTCGACGCGGCGCGGACGCTGCCCGACTCGCCGTTCACGGCCGTGCAGGCGACGTGGAACCTGCTCGAGCCGTCGGCCGCGCCGGCGCTCGCGCGGGCGCACGACGCCGGCTGGCTCGTCGTCGTCAAGGAGGCGGTCGCGAACGGGCGGCTCACTCCCGGGGGCGACGAGCCTCGCGCGGCCGCGCTCGCTGCCGCCGACGGGCAGGCGCTCGACGCCTTCGCGATCGGCGTCGCCCGCGCGCAGCCGTGGGGCGACGTGGTGCTCTCGGGCGCGGTCACGGCCGAGCAGCTCGGGTCGAACCTCGCGTCGATCCTCGCGTCGCGAGCGCCGAGCGCCACGGATGCCGCGACCGCCGCGGCATCCGCCGAGCTGGCCGCCCTCGCCGAGGACCCGGCCGCCTACTGGGCCGCCCGCAGCGCCCGCCCCTGGACGTGA
- a CDS encoding diacylglycerol/lipid kinase family protein: MPSRSRAAVVYNPVKIDGDELRRAIAAEPAAADWGDTLWYETSVEDPGGGQAKAALEAGADMVIAAGGDGTIRAVAEVLGGTSTALALLPSGTGNLLARNLDLTLDDLGNSIHVAFSGADRRIDLAWAELRREDGSTDRAAYLVMAGFGLDAKMLSNTDEELKAKMGWLAYVAAIRTALRDENRMRMRYRLDRHRIRAVSAHTLIIGNCGSLPANILLLPSAAIDDGRFEAVFLRPESAWGWLQIMGKVIWENGVLRRTRWGRKLVGRDVDALRYVKGRRLEVVLSRPEEIELDGDGFGRARALRTWVDAGGLTVRVPPGERQPSEEQAEPTERRATQPDQPPPVEALPGEADDQSLPGDVTADESLPDEVTADVSGNST, encoded by the coding sequence ATGCCCTCCCGCTCACGTGCAGCCGTGGTGTACAACCCCGTGAAGATCGACGGCGACGAACTCCGTCGTGCCATCGCCGCCGAGCCCGCCGCGGCCGACTGGGGCGACACGCTCTGGTACGAGACCTCGGTCGAGGATCCGGGTGGCGGCCAGGCGAAGGCGGCGCTCGAGGCGGGTGCCGACATGGTCATCGCGGCCGGCGGCGACGGCACGATCCGCGCCGTCGCCGAGGTGCTCGGCGGCACGTCGACCGCGCTCGCGCTGCTGCCCTCGGGTACCGGCAACCTGCTCGCCCGCAACCTCGACCTCACGCTCGACGACCTCGGGAACTCGATCCACGTCGCGTTCTCGGGCGCCGACCGGCGCATCGACCTCGCCTGGGCGGAGCTGCGCAGGGAGGACGGCTCGACGGATCGCGCGGCCTACCTCGTGATGGCCGGATTCGGGCTCGATGCCAAGATGCTCTCGAACACCGACGAGGAGCTCAAGGCGAAGATGGGCTGGCTCGCCTACGTCGCCGCCATCCGCACGGCGCTCCGCGACGAGAACCGCATGCGCATGCGCTACCGGCTCGACCGGCATCGGATCCGTGCCGTCTCCGCCCACACGCTGATCATCGGAAACTGCGGGTCGCTGCCGGCGAACATCCTGCTGCTGCCCAGCGCCGCGATCGACGACGGCCGGTTCGAGGCGGTCTTCCTGCGCCCCGAGAGCGCCTGGGGCTGGCTGCAGATCATGGGCAAGGTGATCTGGGAGAACGGCGTGCTCCGTCGCACGCGATGGGGTCGCAAGCTGGTCGGCCGCGACGTCGACGCCCTGCGGTACGTGAAGGGCCGACGCCTCGAGGTCGTGCTGAGCCGCCCCGAGGAGATCGAGCTCGACGGCGACGGCTTCGGCCGCGCACGCGCACTGCGCACGTGGGTGGACGCCGGCGGCCTCACCGTGCGCGTGCCGCCGGGCGAGCGGCAGCCAAGCGAGGAGCAGGCCGAGCCGACCGAGCGCCGCGCGACGCAACCCGACCAGCCGCCGCCCGTCGAGGCGCTTCCCGGCGAGGCCGACGACCAGTCGTTGCCCGGGGACGTGACGGCCGACGAGTCGTTGCCCGACGAGGTGACCGCCGACGTATCCGGGAATTCGACATAG
- a CDS encoding helix-turn-helix domain-containing protein, producing the protein MPIIVRIDVELAKRKLSVGDFAEQVGLTPANVAVLKNGRAKAVRFSTLEAMCRVLDCQPGDLLEWVPGDEAGDADGADGAGSADAAG; encoded by the coding sequence ATGCCCATCATCGTGCGCATCGACGTCGAGCTCGCCAAGCGCAAGCTGAGCGTCGGCGACTTCGCCGAGCAGGTCGGGCTCACGCCGGCCAACGTCGCGGTCCTGAAGAACGGACGTGCCAAGGCCGTGCGCTTCAGCACGCTCGAGGCCATGTGCCGGGTGCTCGACTGCCAGCCGGGCGACCTGCTCGAGTGGGTGCCGGGCGACGAGGCGGGCGACGCTGACGGGGCGGATGGCGCGGGCTCAGCGGATGCCGCGGGCTGA